Within the Phaseolus vulgaris cultivar G19833 chromosome 9, P. vulgaris v2.0, whole genome shotgun sequence genome, the region attcaaGATAACAATCCCATTATTTTCTCctcatattattataatagctAAAATTACGAAAATTTTCCTTAATAGGaaaattaacatttaatattgaaaaatacTTAAAACAAACTCAGATACAAAAGGGTAGGGAGAGCAagtaaaacataaaaatgaCACATATGATCGATAAAAATAGGCAGACCATTGTTTTTGGCTAAACTAGATGCTTTAGTAGGGAGACAACCTTCTTGGCTAGACTAAAAGGTTAGTCTTATTCATTATGGGCACAAATATATGCTTGTGTTGGTCAATGATGCAAGGCTTCAACTTATTCCCATATTTTGTGTGTTGAAGACATTACGATCTTTTGTAAGGTCTCTGGAAAATGTTGGTTTAATGTCTTTTTGTTCAAGAATATGATCAAAATTTTGGGTCAAATCATTAACTTAAACAAATTGAAGTtctaatataaactaatttatatttaaacaaaaattagtttGAATTCTCTTTTAAGTTTTCTGAAGCCATTATCCCTTTCCAATATTTGGGGATTAACATATTTCATAGCTAGCCCATGAGAATTTATTTACAACCTATTGTtgataaaatcaaaacaaaacgTTTAATGGAAGATTAGCCTTCTAAGTATGGGTAGAGTCACTCTTATCGAATCTATTATTCTTAGCATGCTCATTTATAACCATAGAAAAATATAACGTGGCcttcttttgattttgtttgGATTGAAGTTGGAGTGGAAATgaaaagaaaggaagaagaaaaaaaaaagtgaaaattaaGGTTATTTTCATTGAGAAAAAGTGAGTGAAAATAAGaagaaagttatatatatatatatatatttattattaataatttacttttatttcttattttatttaattatattatattatttatttattataataaaaaatgtaaatattaataaaattaacaacataaatcaattatatttaaaacataatatgtcttaattaatatataacatctatataaaaatataattaattaggTCTTCATTTCCATGTAAATATTGCTCCTATGTTTTTGTAATCATTATAGGTCTCAATTTTCCAACTTCGTTTCTCTTATTAGTTCTTCTAATTTTCGTTTATTGATCCAAACACACTGTAACACAATATGTTAGATTTGTTTAATATGCTTGTACATTTGTAATACTTATTGAAAGTTATTCTCAAAGATTTTACCCTCCTCTAATtttaaccttataaaatcaTATCTTAAACTAATGGAGAATAATAGAAGATGGAACACCAACATTTCACAACATTTCATGAATGGATCGTGAATTTATTGTAATATAACTCTTTCTATTTAAGAATGTAAAAACTTAAATGTCATGATTCAATTAAGTCATTTACCCTCTAATGATAATATACATTAGACTCACGTacaaatatattgataaaaaaaataaaatcaagaaTCATAACGATTGAAGAGTTGGCTTACAACTTTCATGTGTTGAATGAGTACGAGTCATACTATATAAGTTTGATTACATTTTAAAAAGGTTTCATACACAAAATAATCTATTACCATTAGTcacataattgattatcttcaaattattttaaaaatatatacttacACACTTAATTGATTATCTActtaaataatcaattaaattctttcactacaagaaaatcacatATTAAATGTACTAGAAAAGATTCTTAAAGTTAGACTTGTTTCATTGTCTTAAAACACATTTTCTTTCAATATCattgtcactacaagaaaaattcatTTTAGCTGCTACCAAAAGGTGGGGGCAATAAAAAGAAGCCACTAGTTTGGGTGAAGTCTACTCAAGTTGGACACAAGAATAAATGTCAAATATTATGTCCATAATAGAGACCTATAAATCACactaaaaagtattaaaataataataataagttaacatgaggacacaaagtagatgtaatgaaaaaaattaagtgaaaaaataatatttagtttagAATGAGAACACAAAGTGCATAAAATGGATGtaagttaaaaattataaaataataatagtaagtTAACATCTAGAATGAGGACACAGTagatacaataaaaaaaaagttgcaaAATTATACTGTGTCGAGAGAATGGGGACACAAAGTGGAtgtaagttaatattttattacatttagtGTTGGTCTAAGCGACACTAAGGTGACGTGGACGTTTATTGTCCTTAGCCCACGCtaagttattttttgtttttgtcttgGTGGCCATTTCACTCTCCTTAAGTGCATTTTACTCATATTTATTTTCTAGGTAGTGTTTACAATGACAACAATTTACTCACATTTGTTTTCTCACGTAGTGTCCCCAACAACGGCGCTAAGTTTAATTATGGTTGGAGATATCaaatcgactagagattatgacatttcataatatataagtgggtgcaaacctcaccttataagtcaattttatgaggttgaatttgacttaaaattcacttcttaatatggtaatagagtcatttcgagtctatcctaacaattatttgttgggcttattaggccacccgctatcgagCGGCTATCGAACcactcataatatatagtctcacgcacaaGTTGatagccggttttatgaggttgagttagagtTAAAGTCCACTCCCAAACTCACGCTAtagttgaaaaatattttttttatgtagacTTAGTAAACACTACCTTGTAAATTTGTGTCCCATGGAAGTCATCTCTAATGCATAACCACCAAATGATtaactttcatttttattgAGACGCTAAGATCACACTAGCCCCATGTAACGtctttcttttattctttgtGTCGTTCTTTTGAAAACTCTACCATCATTATTTTTGTAGTGTGTATTGTCCACTGTAGAATTGGCTTACAAGTACTATTCAGTTATGCCTCAATTTTCAATTTGTGCAGGACATTATAAATCTCTGTAGTAAACCTAAGGGAGAACAAACCAAAAGTGTGGTTTGCATCACCGGTCTAAGTGCCATTGCTAAAACCTGGAAGGTTAGAAACAAAATCAGATTTGACAACAAACCCTACAATATTATATTCctcttaatattatattttcagtAGTTAAGTCAATTACAACTAGTTAACTAGTTGTGTAAGATGCATGAATCCTAAGATTCAGGAGTTCAGAATTATTAAGGTTTCTCTTTAGCTATTAAATGCAAAACCAGGTTTCAGTGTCAAGTTAACTGACCATGCATGGTGATTAAATGTAATACAGATGAGGCTCCAGGGATCTCCCAGTCTAGTTATTTTGCTGTGAATCTGGGTGTAAAATTTGGCTTCCAACATCAACTTTATGTTGCTACAAATGTTGTGGAAATAGCCAAAGATAAAGTGATAAAGAAGTTGTTAGAAAAGCTTTTAAGGATATCTACTTTGTACCTTGGAGAATGAGAAGTTGATCACTCTACTGCTTAtcttttttgataaaaatagttttagggTATCCATATTTGTAAGGAAGGaaacaaaaaaaacttgtttcattAAAGATGACTTCGTTGGTAATAGAGTTGGTTTACCTTTTTACAAGTTTTTGTAATTTCCAACATGTCATTTTGGCTTGTTTTGAATCTTGCtattttgtgtatatattatttgattTCTACAATCGATCCTTAAACTAATAAAagtaataactaaaataaagatttctaaaaaaaatctaaattagtTCTCAAAATCGGGTAAATTATGCAGTTTAATCGGACATGGTTAAAATTTTGAGTTAATTCCCTACCCTATTATAcgagaaaaatattattttactttaaataatGACACCTTCACACCACttacatttatttaatattccaataaagattatttttatattttaagtagTAAAACAATTGTATTTGTCATTACTCtttgaaacaaaatattttattatcaagaaaatcatgaaatgaaaactaaattttataaatcaaaataattagttgcaatagaaACTGAATttgagaccattttagaaactatttttttatttatttttaaattagtttttattaatgttaaatagtttctacaTTTGTATTTAATTAGCGACCAAAGTTttataccaaatttagaaactaaataattggtagttaaaaccttggttgctaattagatattcatttaacaataataaaaattaatttagaaactaattttttatttagtttctaaaatagtctctaatttatttattattacaactaaatattttgatctctaaaaattgatttttattttatgattttcttgtagtgtataataaaataataatttatttaagtttcaaataataatttaaccaATATCTAGATATGATAAATATATAACTTCTAATAAAAAGAAGAATTAGTGAATTATTTTAAtgcattaaaataaaaatattcaccttatatattgaaaattaatttaaaattttatttctgaTTGGTGGGACGTTCTTTTGATGTGCATCAATTAGCTTAGCCACCCACCGCTGAACCTTTTCTGTATCTATCCACTTCGACTTCGCACTTTCAATGGTACATGTTACGTTAAAaaaaggtatatatatatatatatatatatatatatttatgtgaaCAAACTAAAAATGAGAAAAGGGTGTTGATTAAGTAGGATGAATTCCATTAATCAATCAATATAAAATCATTTGTtctaatttatgttttttagaTTAGATTGAGAaaatttcatcatttttttagtgtatgcatgaatttgataatttaagacttattatatctatttataataaaataggtgtataatttttattttttattttttttatattttatatgataaatagatatgaaattatttaaaaatcacAAAATGCATAAAGGTATAATTAATATGACCTTAAGAtttccaaataaaaaataaagaatattattcaaattaatattcttcttttttttaatgttgaTGTTGGGTCTCATTCCGttctttttttcctattttcttTCCAGAATATCTATTTgattatatacatataatatttttttaggtcAGGTAAAATatctttacaatttttttatcagcaaaatcCTAGTGAATATCGAAAATCCTTATAAGATTTGTATTCGTTATCTTCTTTTTTACACTGATTGAGTCCATAATTATTACTCATAGTGGAAAATTTTCGTAAACACTTACGTCAGCTATCACCCTTTGTCGTTGGCAGATAAATTGTAGACCCAAATGAAGCAAAGAAACCAGAAAATGAAGCCCAAAATCCTGGTTTccccaattttattttatttttttcctttttcctccGACAACAAAGATCatgttatttattaattaactaattatttttattcattcaaAAGGAAGGACCTCTGTCTATATGTGCCGCCTTGATCCCGTATATAACGTTGGAGAGAAACAAGAGGGTAGTTGAGAATCAAGATCCGAGCACTTTCTACCATTTTCATTCCTTCTTGTTTTGTTTTAGTTTAATGCATattctgttttgagctttggAGCATCTTCTAGAAACTCTTCTTGTGCTAAGCCATTCTTTTCGCAGATTTTACATAAATTCTGTTTGGTTTTGAACCTGGGGTGTGCCaagttttgttttttactttCTGAAATCGTTCCCATTTTGatggtttcttttttttaaaggttGCGTTAGAAAGAGACCCTTTTGTTGCCGAAAGAGAGTGTCCAATGAAAGTTTGTTCCTTGATGCATGGTTAAATTGTTCCATTGATTGGCAAGTTAAAAGGCCTTGGCTTTTTTGCAAGGGAATATTACTCCTTTTACCAAGATTATGGTGTTGTTCTATTTGAATTAAAGAACCTACGAGGCCTTGTGCGCTTGTTGTTTCAGCAAGCTCTTCCCCTTTTTCTGCATTGCTAtactcttcttcttctcatggCTCATTTGTTATATGAACCCTGTTCCCATTTAAGTAGGGCCTTTTTCCATTACCCTTCTATTTCTTCCTCTGAGGCTAACAGAAGACTTAGATTCACTTTTAGAGCCTGTTCTGATGCCAATGCTGGTGAAAATTCTGATCGGGTTTTCgtgaaggaaaagaaaaagctTTATGGTTTTGCATGTCTTCCTCACCCACCCTTGTTAGGTGATTTTGAGAAAGGTATTTCTGTTGAAGATAGGTCTTTGGGTGGAAGTCCCTCCAAACCTTTTTGTTTCGATGATCAACACTTACTCCAGAAACTTGTTGTTGCTGTTGATGTTGATGAAGGTGTGTCTTTATGCATGTGCTCCCCATCTTTTTTGTGTTATATGTTATCTTATTAGGCTTCTAATTTTCTGTGAAGAATCTGGGCTGAATCGTTATCCTGTTCCAGTTTCATTTATTAGTCTGGATCTATACTACATTTcctttcattttatattttaggatATTTCTTAAGCAATATTAAATGATTAAGAAACTAAGACAAATATCCCTTACCTGGGTGCATGACACTGTCAATTTATTCTGCAGTTCAAATAGAAGTTTGGTGCAtgttacatatatatttttccttAATGTACTTTGTCAATGTTTCAGTTGAAgctttttctcaattttttgcTTTGTCTTAGATGTCAACATAAAACGTTCTTGGCAATTCATAGAATGTAAACGTTACTCTATCATTATCCACTTTTGATTTTCCTCTAATGTGCACCTTTTACATTTGCATTTTTATATAAGCAGTATTAGGAAACTTTGTGTCCGCTCTGAACGAGTTCATAGCAG harbors:
- the LOC137821679 gene encoding uncharacterized protein isoform X2 — translated: MAHLLYEPCSHLSRAFFHYPSISSSEANRRLRFTFRACSDANAGENSDRVFVKEKKKLYGFACLPHPPLLGDFEKGISVEDRSLGGSPSKPFCFDDQHLLQKLVVAVDVDEVLGNFVSALNEFIADRYSSNHSVSEYHVYEFFKIWNCSRDEANTRVHEFFETSYFKSGIQPIPGAQKALQKLSRFCNLSVVTSRQNVIKDHTVEWIEKHFSGLFQDIHFGNHFALDGVSRPKSEICL